The proteins below are encoded in one region of Bifidobacterium dentium JCM 1195 = DSM 20436:
- the rlmN gene encoding 23S rRNA (adenine(2503)-C(2))-methyltransferase RlmN: protein MNDSMDTVKDLPETGITPGGTTGAFRDVLSKDHARRGKPPLHFADMSEDERIAKAKELGLPRFRVKQLANHYYGHFDVDAEEFSDFPANKRAEAAEAFFPTLITEVTRQVADEGTTIKTLWRLFDGSLIESVLMRYPTRTTLCISSQVGCGMGCPFCATGKLGLTRNMSAGEIVEQVRVAAKAMRDGEVAGGPGRLSNIVFMGMGEPMGNYRSVLSAVRQISAMPPEGFVISARNITVSTVGVVPGIKKLTAEGIPVRLAVSLHAPSDELRDELVPMNKRFDTTQVLDAAHDYYLASKRRVSIEYALMRGINDQAEHARLLAKRLNHYGDNWAHVNPIPLNPIEGSKWTASKPEDERRFLDILHQAGVTATLRDTRGQDIDGACGQLAAKERQ, encoded by the coding sequence ATGAATGATTCCATGGACACCGTGAAGGATCTGCCTGAAACCGGTATTACGCCGGGAGGCACCACCGGTGCGTTCCGTGACGTGCTTTCCAAGGACCATGCCCGTCGAGGCAAGCCGCCGCTGCATTTCGCCGATATGTCCGAAGACGAACGGATCGCCAAGGCCAAGGAGCTTGGTCTGCCGAGGTTTCGGGTCAAGCAGCTTGCCAACCATTACTATGGGCATTTCGATGTGGATGCCGAGGAATTCTCCGATTTTCCCGCGAACAAGCGTGCCGAAGCGGCGGAAGCGTTTTTCCCGACGCTGATCACCGAGGTCACCCGGCAGGTAGCCGATGAAGGCACTACCATAAAGACGTTGTGGCGCCTGTTCGACGGCTCGTTGATCGAATCCGTGCTGATGCGTTATCCGACACGCACCACGCTCTGCATTTCCAGCCAGGTGGGTTGCGGTATGGGCTGTCCGTTCTGCGCCACCGGCAAGCTTGGACTGACACGTAACATGTCCGCGGGGGAGATCGTCGAGCAGGTGCGTGTAGCGGCGAAGGCCATGCGCGACGGCGAGGTTGCCGGCGGTCCCGGACGTCTGAGCAATATCGTGTTCATGGGTATGGGCGAACCAATGGGCAACTACAGGTCCGTATTGAGCGCGGTCCGGCAGATCAGTGCCATGCCACCTGAAGGTTTCGTCATCTCCGCACGTAATATCACCGTATCCACGGTCGGTGTGGTTCCAGGAATCAAAAAGCTCACCGCAGAAGGCATTCCGGTGCGTCTGGCGGTATCTCTTCACGCTCCCAGCGACGAATTGCGTGACGAGCTGGTGCCGATGAACAAGCGTTTCGACACCACTCAGGTGTTGGATGCGGCTCACGACTACTATCTGGCTTCCAAGCGCCGCGTCAGCATTGAGTATGCGTTGATGCGCGGCATCAACGACCAAGCCGAGCATGCCCGTCTGCTGGCGAAGCGCCTCAACCATTACGGGGATAACTGGGCCCACGTCAACCCCATTCCGCTCAATCCCATCGAAGGCTCCAAATGGACGGCATCCAAGCCGGAAGATGAGCGGCGGTTCCTTGACATCCTGCATCAGGCGGGGGTCACCGCCACCTTGCGCGACACCCGCGGGCAGGATATCGATGGTGCCTGCGGGCAGCTTGCGGCAAAAGAACGGCAATAG